ACGCGATTCACCCGATCCCGACGATGATTCGCGGCGGAAGGCGCCTTCGCGGAACGGATCGTTGCGGCGCACCTTCTTGCGCGGCTCGGGCTTGTAGTGCGCAGCGGTATAGGCGATCAGCACGTCACGCATTTCTGCAGGCATGGGCACGTTGTCAACGTGGTCGCCGGCGTCGAGCATGCGGCCAGCCTCGTTGTAGGAGAGTGTCACCACCACTGGTCGGGGGACCTGATCGCCCTCTTCCAGGCGCCACATGACGAAGATGCAGGGTGCGGGGGAATTGAGGTTGAGCCAGTAGCCCTCCCCCTCCGACGGATGCAGATCGACAGGCTGCGCCGTGTAGCACCAGCGGGTCTCGCCAGCAATCATCTCCTCGAAGGCAGCATTTGCGGGCACCAGCTTTTGCGCGGTTGCCACCACTTCGACCGTCGCGGTTTCCCATTCAAAATCGACCCACCGGCTTTGCACCGGCCGCTGGCGAAAACAGACGGTCACCGACCACGAGGCCACGTCGGCAACAGGGAGATCGGCAGGGGTTACAACGGCACTCACGCAACGAATCTAGCAGAATACCGCGTGATTAACGATTCGTGAAAACCTGCAACGCATCATGGGCGAGCGATCGCATGTTCCCGGCACCGTCATCCCGCTGACGCCAGTTGGCAAGCTGCGCGGTGCGTCGGCATTGCCGGTCGCCGCGGGCTCGCTGGCGGAATTGCGCGC
This is a stretch of genomic DNA from Casimicrobium huifangae. It encodes these proteins:
- a CDS encoding DUF3305 domain-containing protein, yielding MSAVVTPADLPVADVASWSVTVCFRQRPVQSRWVDFEWETATVEVVATAQKLVPANAAFEEMIAGETRWCYTAQPVDLHPSEGEGYWLNLNSPAPCIFVMWRLEEGDQVPRPVVVTLSYNEAGRMLDAGDHVDNVPMPAEMRDVLIAYTAAHYKPEPRKKVRRNDPFREGAFRRESSSGSGESRG